A genomic segment from Perognathus longimembris pacificus isolate PPM17 chromosome 15, ASM2315922v1, whole genome shotgun sequence encodes:
- the Syt4 gene encoding synaptotagmin-4 — MAPITTSREEFDEIPTVVGIFSAFGLVFTVSLFAWICCQRKSSKSNKTPPYKFVHVLKGVDIYPENLNSKKKFGGDEKNEVKNKSAVPKNSLHLDLEKRDLNGNFPKTNVKAGSPPDLENVTPKIFPEGEKDAVSPDSLKSSTSLSSEEKQEKLGTLFFSLEYNFEKKAFVVNIKEARGLPAMDEQSMTSDPYIKMTILPEKKHKVKTRVLRKTLDPAFDETFTFYGIPYTQLQELALHFTILSFDRFSRDDIIGEVLMPLTGIELSDGKMLMTREIIKRNVRKSSGRGELLISLCYQSTTNTLTVVVLKARHLPKSDVSGLSDPYVKVNLYYAKKRISKKKTHVKKCTPNAVFNELFVFDIPCESLEEISVEFLVLDSERGSRNEVIGRLVLGAAAEGTGGEHWKEISDFPRRQIAKWHVLCDG, encoded by the exons ATGGCTCCGATCACTACCAGCAGGGAGGAATTTG ATGAAATTCCCACAGTTGTAGGGATCTTCAGTGCATTTGGCCTCGTCTTCACAGTTTCTCTCTTTGCCTGGATCTGCTGTCAGAGAAAATCTTCGAAGTCCAACAAGACTCCTCCATACAAGTTTGTGCATGTGCTGAAGGGAGTTGATATTTACCCTGAAAATCTGAATAGCAAAAAGAAGTTTGGAGGAGATGaaaagaatgaagtcaagaataAGTCAGCTGTGCCAAAGAATTCACTGCATCTTGATCTTGAGAAGAGAGATCTCAATGGcaatttccccaaaacaaatgtcAAAGCTGGCAGCCCTCCTGATCTGGAGAATGTAACGCCCAAGATCTTTCCAGAAGGAGAAAAAGATGCAGTTTCCCCTGATAGCCTGAAATCCAGCACTTCCCTTAGTTCAGAAGAGAAACAAGAGAAGCTGGGAACCCTCTTCTTCTCCTTAGAGTACAACTTTGAGAAGAAAGCCTTTGTGGTCAACATCAAGGAAGCCCGTGGCTTGCCAGCCATGGATGAGCAATCCATGACCTCTGACCCCTACATCAAAATGACGATCCTCCCAGAGAAGAAGCATAAAGTGAAAACCAGAGTGCTGAGAAAGACCTTGGACCCAGCTTTTGATGAGACCTTCACGTTCTATGGGATCCCCTACACTCAGCTCCAAGAGTTGGCTCTGCACTTCACCATCTTGAGTTTTGACAGGTTTTCCAGAGATGATATCATTGGAGAAGTCCTTATGCCTCTTACAGGAATTGAATTGTCGGATGGAAAAATGCTAATGACCAGAGAGATCATCAAGAGAAATGTTAGG aAGTCCTCTGGACGGGGTGAGTTACTGATCTCTCTCTGCTATCAGTCCACAACAAATACTCTCACTGTGGTTGTCTTAAAGGCTCGACACCTGCCTAAATCTGATGTGTCTGGACTTTCAG ATCCCTATGTCAAAGTGAACTTGTACTACGCCAAAAAGAGAATCTCCAAAAAGAAGACACACGTGAAGAAGTGTACCCCCAATGCAGTGTTTAATGAACTGTTTGTGTTTGATATTCCTTGTGAGAGCCTTGAAGAAATAAGTGTTGAGTTTCTAGTTTTGGATTCCGAGAGGGGGTCGCGCAATGAAGTGATTGGGCGGTTGGTCCTGGGTGCAGCAGCAGAAGGAACAGGTGGGGAACACTGGAAGGAAATCTCTGACTTCCCCCGGAGACAGATTGCCAAGTGGCATGTACTTTGTGATGGTTAG